Below is a window of Methanobacterium sp. DNA.
ACCACTTTTGGAAGTAGAACATTTAAAATTAGACCGAGCTGTGCGTTGCTATCCACCAATATTCCCCACTGGTATTTTCCCATGGGAATTATGAATACTTTGTTTCCATCCACCAAGTCAAGTAAGTAATATCTCCCCAGTGCAGGGAATCCCGAATTTTCCAAGGTTTCATTCATATCTGCAGTTATTCTGTTGAATAGAGCCGTAGCTTCAGGTTGTGGGTTGAAACTAGCAAGTGACATACCATCTTCCACAGCCCAAATATCAGTAGCCAGTAAAGAAGTTCTTAGACCCTCTTTCAATTCATCAACTGCTCCGTTTAATTTATTTATATTCATCTGCGCACCTCCATTTTTCAAATGGTTTTTTATGAAAACGATCAGAAAAGATGTATCATCATCTTTTTATAATTTCAAACCCTTCAACTGCCTCATTTATATCGTATGGGTGTAATGACTCGTTATCGGAATATATATCTTGTTTTTTATTATTTATTCGATGTTCACATTCACCTAATGCCTTTTTAAGCATAATCCTGATCATCCCTATATTAGCATTGTTGTCTGCAATCACGATAAGTGCATATTCATCCCCCATTTCTTCCATAAGCACCCTACCATAATCTGTTTCAACAATTAGCTGCTCCAATGATCCATATTCAAGACTTTTCATTACTTCACCAACAGACCCTAATGCAGCAGCACTTGCAGCACTAATAAGGGACGAATCAGGATCGATGGGCCCAACAGGCATTCCATCCATGGTTGCTAATAAACAGTCTTTCACACCATCAATTCTCTCTATAGACTTTAATATTTCTTTAAAATCATGTTTATCGGCCATATATATAACCACCCATTATTTTTTTCCTTTCATTGTCCTTGATTTGCTCCACGAGTGTTTTCAACACTATTTCCAAGTTTTCATTTAAGATAGCGGAAGTGTGTATGATTGGGATATCAAAAGGAAGTTCAAGTTTTTCCTTAATAATTTCTTCTGGGAGATGAATCAAGTCATTTTTATTTGCTGCAATGATGTAAGGGACTTTAAACTTATTTATAAACTCTAAAAGATCTCTGTCAACTTGTGTAATTCCAACAGTAGAATCTATAATTAACACAGCTCCTTTCATACCTCTTGCAAGGCTGCTCCACATAAAAGAAAATCTTCGATGCCCT
It encodes the following:
- a CDS encoding GTP-binding protein; translation: MFLKIVIFGPLDAGKTTFAEAISGNKLLLKGEHKTITTSFDLVQLKYNGYMIQLYATPGHRRFSFMWSSLARGMKGAVLIIDSTVGITQVDRDLLEFINKFKVPYIIAANKNDLIHLPEEIIKEKLELPFDIPIIHTSAILNENLEIVLKTLVEQIKDNERKKIMGGYIYGR